The following DNA comes from Deltaproteobacteria bacterium.
CTCCCAAAGAATTAGTGAACTCAATACGAGCTGTGTCTCCAGCCTTAAATTTCGTCGGCTCTGCCATAAGTCCTCCTAAACAAGTTTTAGTCTAGGGGGTTTATCGTTGTTGTTGTTGTTGTTGTTGTGCAATTTCTGCTGTAATTTTGAATAGATGTGTGGAATGTTCGGCAATTGTTCAGCCTATACTAAAAATCAACCGGTCGATCCGTCAAAACTTTAAGGCAACAATAGAGGAAAAAATATTTCTTTATTATTTCCTCTATTTCCTCTATATTGCCGGTATGCGTTTACAGGAAAGAATAAAGGCTTTGGTTGAAGAAGGAGAAGGCTACCTTATTGAATTTAAGGAGGCTCCCAATGATCTCGAACGTGACATCTGCGCTTTTGCCAATGGCAGTGGTGGAAGTCTCTACTTGGGGATTACGGATCAAGGAAACCTCAAACCTATCAAACTGAGCAATCGTCTACGAGCCCAGCTTCAATCGATGGCGCGAAATTTAGATCCTCCCCAAGAGATTTTGGTTCAACCCTTCGGCCCACTTATTCAAATTCGAGTTAAAGAAAGCGAAAACAAACCTGTTCGCGCACCTGGAGGATTTTATCTGCGTGTAGGAGCCATCTCCCAAAAATTATCTCGGGAAGAAATCTTAGCATTTGCCATTAAGGAAAATCGAATTTATTTTGATCAACAACTTTATGTTGAAGCCGATGCGAGAGATTTTTTAAATATCAGGCAAGTGGAACTCTTTCGAAAAAAAGCAGGACTGGAAGCAGAAATCGACAATCTCCAATTACTCGAAAATCTTGGATGTCTTAAAATGCAGCAGAGAAGACCCTGTCTTACTTTTGGGGCCATCCTCTTGTTTGGAAAAGATCCTCAAAAAATCTTCCCACAGGCCACGCTTACACTTTTACGTTTGAGTGATCCTGCAGACATTCAAGAGCAAAAAATCTTGAAAGGTACTCTGTTTCAGCAAGTCGAGGAAGCCTTTGACTTTCTTAAATCGGAACTTCTCTGCCCACCCAGAATCAAGGGACTGTTGAGAGAAGAGCAACTTGAATTTCCGGAACCCGTCCTGCGAGAACTTTTGGTTAATGCAATTATTCATCGGGATTACTTCGAACGTTCTGCAGATGTTGTTGTAAAAATTTTCCCCTCCTATCTCGAATTTTCGAATCCAGGTACTCTGAACCCTTCTCTTTCTTTCTCACAGATCTATGGAAGGAGTTTTAGGCGAAACCCCCTGATTGCAGATTTATTTTACCGTGCCCGTTATATCGAACGTGCAGGGACGGGTTTGCTTCGCGTCAGGCAAATCCTTCAACAAGAAGGTCTTCCCCCTCTAACCCTATCTGAAGAAGGTCCCTTCTTTATTGCCACTCTTACAAGAGGAAAGGAGCCCAAAGAAAAATCACGTCTTAACGAACGACAAATGGCTTTTCTCAATTTAAAAAAAGAGCTTTTCCCTCTTTCAACAGCAGATTACGCTCGGCGTTTTCAAATTGGAGAACGTATGGCACGTATGGATATCCAAG
Coding sequences within:
- a CDS encoding putative DNA binding domain-containing protein, coding for MRLQERIKALVEEGEGYLIEFKEAPNDLERDICAFANGSGGSLYLGITDQGNLKPIKLSNRLRAQLQSMARNLDPPQEILVQPFGPLIQIRVKESENKPVRAPGGFYLRVGAISQKLSREEILAFAIKENRIYFDQQLYVEADARDFLNIRQVELFRKKAGLEAEIDNLQLLENLGCLKMQQRRPCLTFGAILLFGKDPQKIFPQATLTLLRLSDPADIQEQKILKGTLFQQVEEAFDFLKSELLCPPRIKGLLREEQLEFPEPVLRELLVNAIIHRDYFERSADVVVKIFPSYLEFSNPGTLNPSLSFSQIYGRSFRRNPLIADLFYRARYIERAGTGLLRVRQILQQEGLPPLTLSEEGPFFIATLTRGKEPKEKSRLNERQMAFLNLKKELFPLSTADYARRFQIGERMARMDIQDLIQQGLLKIYRKGRHFRYGPLN